In Burkholderia gladioli, a genomic segment contains:
- the imuA gene encoding translesion DNA synthesis-associated protein ImuA: MSASPIPLESLHPSLWRGSQLARGGSRTIATGYPALSAELPGGGWPVGGLVELLVPHAGCGEMRLLAPGLAGTVAESRPLALVAPPHPPHAAALAELGVPLDALLWLRTGNRRDALWTAEQSLKTGCCGALLFWQVEAAPADVLRRLHLAAARAGDTLFVMLRPLAAARQPSPAVLRLALQPVPGGVTIDIVKRRGPAAAAPLELALPSPIVEGRYARLARHPSAAPAARRVRTAV, translated from the coding sequence ATGTCTGCGTCTCCCATCCCCCTCGAATCGCTGCATCCGTCTCTCTGGCGAGGCTCCCAGCTCGCCCGTGGCGGCTCGCGCACGATCGCGACGGGTTACCCGGCGCTGTCGGCCGAATTGCCGGGGGGCGGCTGGCCAGTGGGCGGGCTGGTCGAGTTGCTGGTACCCCACGCGGGCTGTGGCGAGATGCGGCTGCTCGCGCCGGGGCTGGCCGGCACGGTGGCCGAGTCGCGGCCGCTGGCGCTGGTCGCCCCGCCGCATCCGCCGCACGCGGCGGCGCTGGCCGAACTCGGCGTGCCGCTCGATGCGCTGCTGTGGTTACGCACAGGGAATCGTCGCGATGCGCTGTGGACAGCCGAGCAATCGCTGAAGACGGGATGCTGTGGCGCGCTGCTGTTCTGGCAGGTCGAGGCCGCGCCTGCCGACGTGCTGCGGCGCCTGCACCTGGCCGCCGCGCGTGCCGGCGACACGCTGTTCGTGATGCTTCGTCCGCTCGCGGCCGCGCGGCAGCCTTCGCCGGCCGTGCTGCGGCTCGCCCTGCAGCCGGTGCCGGGCGGCGTGACGATCGACATCGTCAAGCGCCGCGGGCCGGCCGCGGCGGCACCGCTCGAGCTGGCCTTGCCGTCGCCGATCGTGGAGGGTCGTTATGCGCGTCTTGCTCGGCATCCATC
- a CDS encoding MetQ/NlpA family ABC transporter substrate-binding protein, giving the protein MKRRNLFKVVSAVAASAAFGLSLGAQAQDKVIKVGTVAGPDAQVWQVVQKVAKEKQGLNVKVIEFNDYVQPNAALDSGDLDANSFQHQPYLDSQVKQRGYKIVSAGLTYISPIGVYSKKYKSLKDLPEGAKLAVPNDPSNENRALLLLQAQGVIKLKAGAGTGGNNATVLDVASNPKKLKLTELDAAQLPRVLGDVDAAVINTNYAIAANLQPTKDAIALESLTSPYANLIAVRAQDKNQPWVKKLVAAYQSPEVKDYINKQFKGSMVPSF; this is encoded by the coding sequence ATGAAGCGTCGCAATCTCTTCAAGGTGGTATCCGCCGTCGCGGCCAGCGCGGCTTTCGGCCTTTCCCTCGGCGCGCAGGCGCAGGACAAGGTGATCAAGGTCGGCACGGTCGCCGGCCCGGACGCGCAGGTCTGGCAGGTGGTCCAGAAGGTCGCCAAGGAGAAGCAAGGCCTGAACGTGAAGGTGATCGAGTTCAACGACTACGTGCAGCCGAACGCCGCGCTCGACTCGGGCGACCTCGACGCGAACAGCTTCCAGCACCAGCCCTACCTCGACAGCCAGGTCAAGCAGCGCGGCTACAAGATCGTCAGCGCCGGCCTGACCTACATCTCGCCGATCGGCGTCTACTCGAAGAAGTACAAGTCGCTGAAGGACCTGCCGGAAGGCGCGAAGCTCGCGGTGCCGAACGATCCGTCGAACGAGAACCGCGCGCTGCTGCTGCTGCAGGCGCAGGGCGTGATCAAGCTGAAGGCCGGCGCCGGCACGGGCGGCAACAACGCGACCGTGCTCGACGTGGCGAGCAACCCGAAGAAGCTGAAGCTGACCGAGCTGGATGCGGCGCAACTGCCGCGCGTGCTCGGCGACGTCGACGCGGCCGTGATCAACACCAACTACGCGATCGCGGCGAACCTGCAGCCGACCAAGGACGCGATCGCGCTGGAATCGTTGACCAGCCCCTACGCGAACCTGATCGCCGTGCGCGCCCAGGACAAGAACCAGCCTTGGGTGAAGAAGCTGGTGGCCGCCTACCAGTCGCCGGAAGTAAAGGACTACATCAACAAGCAGTTCAAGGGTTCGATGGTCCCGTCGTTCTAA
- a CDS encoding YciI family protein — MYVIDIHYIAPLERVDAALDRHRAYLQVQFENGVFIASGPKVPRNGGVILAARIERERLNAILAADPFVIEGLATYTVTEFKTTRVAAGLNLPALP, encoded by the coding sequence ATGTACGTGATCGACATCCATTACATCGCGCCGCTCGAGCGCGTCGACGCCGCCCTCGACCGCCATCGCGCCTATCTGCAGGTGCAGTTCGAGAACGGCGTGTTCATCGCCTCGGGGCCGAAGGTGCCGCGCAATGGCGGCGTGATCCTCGCCGCGCGCATCGAGCGCGAACGGCTCAACGCTATCCTGGCGGCCGATCCCTTCGTGATCGAGGGGCTCGCCACCTACACCGTGACCGAATTCAAGACCACCCGCGTGGCCGCCGGGCTCAACCTGCCCGCGCTGCCCTGA
- a CDS encoding SCO family protein, protein MSLASRFSRRRWLAACAGALLLAGALTGCDQQPAFQNLDITGNTQFGKDFSLPDSAGKLRTLADFKGRAVVLFFGYTHCPDVCPTTLAELAQAMQQLGPEAKRVQVLLVTLDPERDTAPLLAQYVAAFDPSFIALRPADDAQLRQVAKDFRIYYAKAAGKTPGSYTMDHTAASYVFDPDGKLRLFVRDGQGPGPWVHDLKLLLG, encoded by the coding sequence GTGAGTCTCGCCTCCCGATTCTCGCGGCGCCGCTGGCTGGCCGCCTGCGCGGGCGCCCTGCTGCTCGCGGGCGCGCTGACGGGCTGCGACCAGCAGCCTGCCTTCCAGAATCTCGACATCACCGGCAATACCCAGTTCGGCAAGGATTTCTCGCTGCCCGACAGCGCCGGCAAGCTGCGCACGCTCGCCGATTTCAAGGGCCGTGCGGTGGTGCTGTTCTTCGGCTACACGCATTGCCCCGACGTCTGCCCGACCACGCTGGCCGAGCTCGCGCAGGCCATGCAGCAGCTCGGCCCCGAGGCGAAGCGCGTGCAGGTGCTGCTGGTGACGCTCGATCCCGAGCGCGATACGGCGCCGCTGCTCGCCCAGTACGTGGCCGCCTTCGATCCCTCGTTCATCGCGCTGCGTCCCGCCGACGATGCGCAGCTCAGGCAGGTCGCCAAGGATTTCCGGATCTACTACGCGAAAGCGGCCGGCAAGACGCCGGGCAGCTACACCATGGACCACACGGCCGCGAGCTACGTGTTCGATCCCGACGGCAAGCTGCGCCTGTTCGTGCGTGACGGGCAAGGGCCGGGGCCGTGGGTGCACGACCTCAAGCTGCTGCTCGGCTGA
- the cyoE gene encoding heme o synthase translates to MESTLSQSPGSRLSQYFALTKPRVTQLAVFCAVIGMFLATPGMVPLRVLIGGTVGIWLLAGAAFAINCLVEQKIDAKMRRTAWRPSARGEITTPQILAFSTVLGGAGAWTLYTFTNALTMWLTIATFVGYAVIYTLLLKPATPQNIVIGGASGAMPPALGWAAVTGSVPGDAWILVLIIFVWTPPHFWVLALYRVKDYENSGLPMLPVTHGAKFTRLHILLYTVILFAVTLMPFISGMSGVVYLASAVVLGAIFLAYAWKVYVDYSDALARRAFRYSIVYLSLLFAALLVDHYARPLLGF, encoded by the coding sequence ATGGAATCCACGCTTTCCCAGTCCCCCGGCAGCCGCCTGTCGCAGTATTTCGCGCTGACCAAGCCGCGCGTCACCCAGCTCGCGGTGTTCTGCGCGGTCATCGGGATGTTCCTCGCCACGCCGGGTATGGTGCCGCTGCGCGTGCTGATCGGCGGCACCGTCGGCATCTGGCTGCTGGCCGGCGCCGCGTTCGCGATCAACTGCCTAGTCGAACAGAAGATCGACGCGAAGATGCGCCGGACCGCCTGGCGCCCCTCGGCGCGCGGCGAGATCACCACGCCGCAGATCCTGGCCTTCTCGACGGTGCTGGGCGGCGCGGGCGCCTGGACGCTCTACACCTTCACCAATGCGCTGACGATGTGGCTGACGATCGCCACCTTCGTCGGTTACGCGGTCATCTACACGCTGCTGCTCAAGCCCGCCACGCCGCAGAACATCGTGATCGGCGGCGCCTCGGGCGCGATGCCGCCGGCGCTCGGCTGGGCGGCGGTGACGGGCAGCGTGCCCGGCGACGCCTGGATCCTGGTGCTGATCATCTTCGTCTGGACCCCGCCGCATTTCTGGGTGCTCGCGCTCTATCGCGTCAAGGACTACGAGAACTCGGGCCTGCCGATGCTGCCCGTCACGCATGGCGCGAAGTTCACGCGCCTGCACATCCTGCTCTATACCGTGATCCTGTTCGCGGTGACGCTGATGCCCTTCATCTCGGGCATGAGCGGGGTGGTCTACCTGGCCAGCGCGGTGGTGCTCGGCGCGATCTTCCTCGCCTACGCGTGGAAGGTCTATGTCGACTATTCCGATGCGCTCGCGCGCCGCGCGTTCCGCTACTCGATCGTCTACCTGTCGCTGCTGTTCGCCGCGCTGCTGGTGGACCACTACGCACGTCCGCTGCTCGGCTTCTGA
- a CDS encoding COX15/CtaA family protein: MYLLQLGLIGLTIALLPLSYVWVKADDDKFRKLVWMTTFFTLDLVMFGGFTRLTDSGLGCPDWPGCYGTSSPFVAHAAISAAHLAMPSGPVSMGKAWIEMIHRYFAMAIGVLIIAQVLIAWVARARRRPLSVSPWWPTGLLLLILVQGAFGAWTVTMKLQPVIVTIHLLLGLSLLGALGWLAARMTPLPAHEPEAGRHRAAALAALLLLVVQIALGGWVSTNYAVLACTDFPTCNGQWVPPMDFARGFHLWRALGMSADGEVITQDALVAIHWTHRTFAFVVIAYLVAFAWRMRRYASLRRPADGVLLVVVVQFVTGLTNIVLQWPLPVAVAHNGGAAILLLLLVMLNFRILSSRPGRAALPARDIAPA; encoded by the coding sequence ATGTACCTACTGCAACTGGGCCTGATCGGCCTGACCATCGCGCTGCTGCCTTTGTCCTACGTGTGGGTGAAGGCCGACGACGACAAGTTCCGCAAGCTCGTCTGGATGACGACCTTCTTCACGCTCGACCTCGTGATGTTCGGCGGCTTCACGCGCCTGACCGATTCCGGGCTCGGCTGTCCCGACTGGCCCGGCTGCTACGGCACCTCCTCGCCCTTCGTCGCGCACGCGGCGATCTCGGCCGCGCACCTGGCGATGCCGTCGGGCCCGGTCAGCATGGGCAAGGCCTGGATCGAGATGATCCACCGCTACTTCGCGATGGCGATCGGCGTGCTGATCATCGCTCAGGTGCTGATCGCCTGGGTGGCGCGCGCGCGGCGCCGGCCGCTGTCGGTGTCGCCGTGGTGGCCCACCGGCCTGCTGCTGCTGATCCTGGTGCAGGGCGCGTTCGGCGCCTGGACCGTCACCATGAAGCTGCAGCCGGTGATCGTCACCATTCATCTGCTGCTCGGGCTCAGCCTGCTGGGCGCGCTCGGCTGGCTGGCCGCGCGCATGACGCCGCTGCCCGCCCACGAGCCCGAGGCGGGGCGCCATCGCGCCGCCGCGCTGGCCGCCTTGCTGCTGCTGGTGGTGCAGATCGCGCTGGGCGGCTGGGTCAGCACCAACTACGCGGTGCTCGCCTGCACCGATTTCCCGACCTGCAACGGCCAATGGGTGCCGCCGATGGATTTCGCGCGCGGCTTCCACCTGTGGCGCGCGCTGGGCATGTCGGCCGACGGCGAGGTGATCACCCAGGACGCGCTGGTGGCGATCCACTGGACCCACCGGACCTTCGCCTTCGTGGTGATCGCCTACCTGGTGGCCTTCGCCTGGCGCATGCGCCGCTATGCCTCGCTACGGCGGCCCGCCGACGGCGTGCTGCTGGTGGTGGTGGTCCAGTTCGTCACCGGCCTGACCAATATCGTCCTGCAGTGGCCGCTGCCGGTCGCGGTGGCGCATAACGGCGGCGCCGCGATCCTGCTGCTGTTGCTGGTCATGTTAAACTTTCGAATCCTTTCAAGTCGTCCCGGCCGCGCCGCGCTCCCCGCACGCGATATCGCGCCCGCCTGA
- a CDS encoding SCO family protein produces the protein MKRNPVSTQSSRPAPAQSGRGTSSQKGSWQRGRWVVLALFLICAAPVIASYFTYYVIKPRGGSTNYGALIDPQRPIPPTLTGTDESGREVALASLRGVWLLVMENGSLCDDACARKLYFMRQVRATQGGERQRITMVWLRSDAGSVDAKLLAAYPDTRRFIVDPAAVEAWLPADKGTQAPDHIYLVDPSGNLMMRFPKDPDPSKIKNDMTKLLKWSSIG, from the coding sequence ATGAAGAGGAACCCCGTGTCGACCCAGTCATCCCGTCCCGCGCCGGCCCAGTCAGGGCGCGGCACATCGTCGCAGAAAGGCTCCTGGCAACGTGGCCGCTGGGTGGTGCTCGCGCTGTTCCTGATCTGCGCGGCGCCGGTCATCGCGTCCTATTTCACCTACTACGTGATCAAGCCCCGTGGCGGCTCCACGAACTATGGCGCGCTGATCGATCCGCAAAGGCCGATCCCGCCGACGCTGACCGGCACCGACGAAAGCGGCCGCGAGGTGGCGCTCGCCTCGCTGCGCGGGGTCTGGCTGCTGGTGATGGAAAACGGCAGTTTGTGCGATGATGCGTGCGCCCGGAAACTGTACTTCATGCGGCAGGTACGCGCGACGCAGGGCGGCGAGCGGCAGCGGATCACCATGGTCTGGCTGCGCAGCGATGCCGGCAGCGTCGACGCGAAGCTCCTCGCCGCCTATCCGGACACGCGGCGCTTCATCGTCGATCCCGCCGCGGTCGAGGCCTGGCTGCCGGCCGACAAGGGCACGCAGGCACCGGATCACATCTATCTGGTCGACCCGAGCGGCAACCTGATGATGCGTTTCCCGAAGGACCCCGACCCCAGCAAGATCAAGAACGACATGACGAAGCTGCTCAAGTGGTCGAGCATCGGCTGA
- a CDS encoding SURF1 family protein — protein MKLRWLPALLILAVIALTVRLGFWQRDRAHQKEALEANVLRYEHATPFVAGSAPVVLKAVEFRRVRASGRFLPDQAVFLDNRPYRDQPGFYVVMPMRLADGGTVLVNRGWLPRNSSDRTAIAPFTTPGGEVSIEGIARADASRAFELGSGGSAAHQRIRQNLEVAAYARETGLPLQPYVIQQTSDSGDGLVRDWPQPTQDVGRNYGYMVQWWAMAAAAAGFGLYAARRAARKPSREASSGPA, from the coding sequence ATGAAGCTGCGCTGGCTGCCCGCGCTGCTGATCCTCGCCGTGATCGCGCTGACCGTGCGGCTCGGCTTCTGGCAGCGCGATCGCGCGCATCAGAAGGAGGCGCTGGAGGCGAACGTGCTGCGCTACGAGCATGCGACCCCGTTCGTGGCGGGCTCGGCGCCGGTGGTCCTGAAGGCGGTCGAGTTCCGTCGCGTGCGGGCCAGCGGCCGTTTTCTGCCCGACCAGGCTGTGTTCCTCGACAATCGCCCCTATCGCGACCAGCCCGGTTTCTACGTGGTGATGCCGATGCGGCTCGCCGACGGCGGCACGGTGCTGGTCAATCGCGGCTGGCTGCCGCGCAACAGTTCGGATCGCACGGCGATCGCGCCGTTCACGACGCCGGGCGGCGAGGTGAGCATCGAGGGCATTGCGCGCGCCGATGCCTCGCGCGCCTTCGAACTCGGCAGCGGCGGTTCGGCCGCGCATCAGCGGATTCGCCAGAACCTGGAGGTGGCCGCGTATGCGCGCGAAACCGGGCTGCCGCTGCAGCCCTACGTGATCCAGCAGACCAGCGACAGCGGCGACGGTCTGGTGCGCGACTGGCCGCAACCGACGCAGGACGTCGGCCGCAACTACGGCTACATGGTGCAGTGGTGGGCGATGGCCGCCGCCGCTGCCGGTTTCGGGCTTTACGCGGCACGCCGCGCGGCCAGGAAACCGTCGCGTGAAGCTTCCTCGGGCCCGGCCTGA
- a CDS encoding twin transmembrane helix small protein: MHILVPIAFALILASLASALYFMMHDRGQTKRMVWSLATRVGLSISLFLFILFANWMGWIHSTGIPLGR; this comes from the coding sequence ATGCACATCCTCGTTCCCATCGCCTTTGCGCTGATCCTCGCGAGCCTCGCCTCGGCCCTCTATTTCATGATGCACGACCGGGGTCAGACGAAACGGATGGTCTGGTCGCTCGCCACGCGTGTCGGCCTGTCGATCTCCCTGTTCCTGTTCATCCTGTTCGCGAACTGGATGGGCTGGATCCATTCGACCGGCATCCCGCTCGGCCGCTGA
- a CDS encoding cytochrome c oxidase subunit 3 has protein sequence MSGHNEIPYYFVPHPSRHPISAALGLLVMLGSVALWINGHGWAPITVVLGLLWVLFVLYHWFGDAISESEGGMYGQRVDKSYRWSMSWFIFSEVMFFGAFFGALFYAREIAMHQLGSLDYRLIWPDFSAVWPNEGPAALAGHFRTMGPWPVPTINTALLLSSGATLTVSHHALREDHRRKAIAWLAATIVLGVSFLFLQGFEYFHAYHELNLTLASGVYGSTFFLLTGFHGFHVFLGGTMLTVVLVRMLRGHFKPDHHFAFEGAAWYWHFVDVVWLGLYVVVYWLS, from the coding sequence ATGAGCGGTCATAACGAAATCCCGTACTACTTCGTACCGCATCCGTCACGGCATCCGATCAGCGCGGCGCTCGGCCTGCTCGTCATGCTCGGTTCGGTGGCGCTCTGGATCAACGGCCACGGCTGGGCGCCGATCACCGTGGTGCTCGGCCTGCTGTGGGTGCTGTTCGTGCTCTACCACTGGTTCGGCGACGCGATCTCCGAATCGGAAGGCGGCATGTACGGCCAGCGCGTCGACAAGTCGTATCGCTGGAGCATGAGCTGGTTCATCTTCTCCGAGGTGATGTTCTTCGGCGCCTTCTTCGGGGCGCTGTTCTATGCCCGCGAGATCGCCATGCACCAGCTCGGCAGCCTCGACTACCGGCTGATCTGGCCGGACTTCAGCGCGGTCTGGCCCAACGAGGGGCCGGCGGCGCTGGCCGGGCACTTCCGCACCATGGGCCCGTGGCCGGTGCCGACCATCAACACCGCGCTGCTGCTGAGCTCGGGCGCGACGCTGACGGTCTCGCACCACGCGCTGCGCGAGGATCACCGCCGCAAGGCGATCGCCTGGCTGGCGGCCACCATCGTGCTCGGTGTGTCCTTCCTGTTCCTGCAGGGCTTCGAGTATTTCCACGCCTATCACGAGCTGAACCTGACGCTGGCCTCGGGCGTCTACGGCTCGACCTTCTTCCTGCTGACGGGCTTCCACGGTTTCCACGTGTTCCTCGGCGGCACCATGCTGACGGTGGTGCTGGTGCGGATGCTGCGCGGGCACTTCAAGCCCGATCACCATTTCGCCTTCGAGGGCGCCGCCTGGTACTGGCACTTCGTCGACGTGGTGTGGCTGGGGCTTTACGTGGTGGTGTACTGGCTGTCCTAA
- a CDS encoding DUF2970 domain-containing protein, with product MAQGSIGKTLKAVMWSFFGVRKRSDLEADAQSLNPLHVLLAALIAAALFIGVLLLVVHAVVD from the coding sequence ATGGCGCAAGGTTCGATCGGCAAGACCCTGAAGGCGGTGATGTGGTCGTTCTTCGGCGTGCGCAAGCGCAGCGACCTCGAGGCGGACGCGCAGTCGCTCAATCCGCTGCACGTGCTGCTGGCGGCCTTGATCGCGGCGGCGCTGTTCATCGGCGTGCTGCTGCTGGTGGTGCATGCGGTGGTCGACTAG
- a CDS encoding cytochrome c oxidase assembly protein: MSKPLADADSLFNRAMLLKLVVVAALMFGFGFALVPIYRAICQVTGINNLVQRDVSAREARNTQVDMSRTISVELDANARGPLGFRPEQRSLDVHPGEVMTVVYDVTNGQGRPVVAQAIPSYAPRQATEYFKKIECFCFTQQTLKANESRRMPVVFVIDPALPKDVKTITLSYTFFELNTPASVAAGAPAKPGV, encoded by the coding sequence ATGTCGAAACCGCTTGCCGATGCCGACAGCCTGTTCAACCGCGCGATGCTGCTCAAGCTCGTGGTGGTGGCGGCCCTGATGTTCGGATTCGGTTTCGCCCTGGTGCCGATCTATCGCGCGATCTGCCAGGTCACCGGCATCAACAACCTGGTGCAGCGCGACGTCAGCGCGCGCGAGGCGCGCAATACGCAGGTCGACATGAGCCGCACCATCTCGGTCGAGCTCGACGCCAATGCGCGCGGCCCGCTCGGCTTCAGGCCCGAGCAGCGCAGCCTCGACGTGCATCCCGGCGAGGTGATGACGGTGGTCTACGACGTCACCAACGGCCAGGGCCGCCCGGTGGTGGCGCAGGCGATCCCGAGCTATGCGCCGAGGCAGGCGACCGAGTATTTCAAGAAGATCGAGTGTTTTTGTTTCACGCAGCAGACGCTGAAGGCGAACGAGTCGCGACGGATGCCGGTGGTGTTCGTGATCGACCCGGCGCTGCCGAAGGACGTGAAGACCATCACCTTGTCCTACACGTTCTTCGAACTGAATACGCCGGCCTCGGTGGCGGCGGGCGCGCCGGCCAAGCCGGGCGTGTGA
- a CDS encoding cytochrome oxidase small assembly protein, with amino-acid sequence MNRNRSPAARTPAQIRAGNRRLGLILLAVVAAFFTIAVVNQWIASTS; translated from the coding sequence ATGAACCGCAACCGTAGCCCGGCAGCACGCACCCCCGCGCAGATCCGCGCGGGCAACCGGCGTCTCGGCCTGATCCTGCTGGCCGTGGTCGCCGCCTTCTTCACCATCGCCGTCGTCAACCAGTGGATCGCTTCGACCTCATGA
- the ctaD gene encoding cytochrome c oxidase subunit I, with product MSSIGHDVTAGHAHDDHAHELPHGWRRWLFATNHKDIGTLYLLFSFVMFLSGGVMALGIRAELFEPGLQIMRPEFFNQLTTMHGLIMVFGAIMPAFVGFANWMVPLQIGASDMAFARMNNFSFWLLPVAAVLLVGSFFAPGGATAAGWTLYAPLSTQMGPGMDFAIFAVHLMGASSIMGGINIVVTILNMRAPGMTLMKMPMFAWTWLITAYLLIAVMPVLAGAITMVLFDRHFGTSFFNAAGGGDPVMYQHIFWFFGHPEVYIMILPAFGIVSQVIPAFSRKPLFGYSSMVYATASIAILSFMVWAHHMFATGMPVTGQLFFMYATMLIAVPTGVKVFNWVATMWRGSLSFETPMLFAIGFLFVFTFGGLTGLMLAMAPLDIQYHGTYFVVAHFHYVLVAGSLFGLFSGWYYWSPKWTGWMYNEMRGKIHFWASMIFFNVTFFPMHFVGLAGMPRRYADYPAQFTDFNQIATIGAFGFGLAQVYFLFAVALPAYRGGGELEKAADKPWDGAIGLEWTVPSPAPFHTFENPPTVD from the coding sequence ATGTCTAGCATTGGACACGACGTAACCGCGGGACACGCGCACGACGATCACGCGCACGAGCTTCCGCATGGCTGGCGACGCTGGCTGTTCGCGACGAATCACAAGGACATTGGCACGCTGTACCTGCTGTTCTCGTTCGTCATGTTCCTATCGGGCGGCGTGATGGCGCTCGGCATCCGCGCCGAGCTGTTCGAGCCGGGCCTGCAGATCATGCGTCCCGAGTTCTTCAACCAGCTCACCACCATGCACGGGCTGATCATGGTGTTCGGCGCGATCATGCCGGCCTTCGTGGGCTTCGCGAACTGGATGGTGCCGCTGCAGATCGGCGCCTCGGACATGGCCTTCGCGCGCATGAACAACTTCAGCTTCTGGCTGCTGCCGGTGGCGGCGGTGCTGCTGGTGGGCTCGTTCTTCGCGCCGGGCGGCGCGACCGCGGCAGGCTGGACGCTGTACGCGCCGCTGTCCACGCAGATGGGCCCGGGCATGGACTTCGCGATCTTCGCGGTCCACCTGATGGGCGCCTCGTCGATCATGGGCGGCATCAACATCGTGGTGACCATCCTCAACATGCGCGCGCCCGGCATGACGCTGATGAAGATGCCGATGTTCGCCTGGACCTGGCTGATCACGGCCTACCTGCTGATCGCCGTGATGCCGGTGCTGGCCGGCGCGATCACCATGGTGCTGTTCGATCGCCACTTCGGCACCTCGTTCTTCAACGCGGCCGGCGGCGGCGACCCGGTGATGTACCAGCACATCTTCTGGTTCTTCGGGCATCCCGAGGTCTACATCATGATCCTGCCGGCCTTCGGGATCGTCTCGCAGGTGATCCCGGCCTTCTCGCGCAAGCCGCTGTTCGGCTACAGCTCGATGGTCTACGCCACCGCCTCGATCGCCATCCTCTCGTTCATGGTCTGGGCGCACCACATGTTCGCCACCGGCATGCCGGTCACCGGGCAGCTGTTCTTCATGTACGCCACCATGCTGATCGCGGTGCCGACCGGCGTGAAGGTGTTCAACTGGGTGGCCACCATGTGGCGCGGCTCGCTGAGCTTCGAGACCCCGATGCTGTTCGCGATCGGCTTCCTGTTCGTGTTCACGTTCGGCGGCCTGACGGGCCTGATGCTGGCGATGGCGCCGCTCGACATCCAGTACCACGGCACCTACTTCGTGGTGGCGCACTTCCACTACGTGCTGGTGGCGGGCTCGCTGTTCGGGCTGTTCTCGGGCTGGTACTACTGGTCGCCGAAATGGACCGGCTGGATGTACAACGAGATGCGCGGCAAGATCCACTTCTGGGCGTCGATGATCTTCTTCAACGTCACCTTCTTCCCGATGCACTTCGTCGGCCTGGCCGGCATGCCGCGTCGTTATGCCGACTACCCGGCGCAGTTCACCGACTTCAACCAGATCGCCACGATCGGCGCGTTCGGCTTCGGCCTGGCCCAGGTCTACTTCCTGTTCGCGGTCGCGCTGCCCGCCTATCGCGGCGGCGGCGAACTCGAGAAGGCGGCCGACAAGCCCTGGGACGGCGCGATCGGCCTGGAGTGGACGGTCCCGAGCCCGGCGCCGTTCCATACCTTCGAGAACCCGCCGACGGTCGACTGA